A section of the Anabaena cylindrica PCC 7122 genome encodes:
- a CDS encoding ABC transporter permease subunit (The N-terminal region of this protein, as described by TIGR01726, is a three transmembrane segment that identifies a subfamily of ABC transporter permease subunits, which specificities that include histidine, arginine, glutamine, glutamate, L-cystine (sic), the opines (in Agrobacterium) octopine and nopaline, etc.), with the protein MVKCTFERCLHWFLALGFSCWLLTGCSVNSVDGKTLRVATEPAFPPFELQGKSGELEGFSIDLMKAVATAANFQIDFQSLPFDGIIPALQAKTIDAAISSITITPERAKTVAFSRPYFKAGLAIAIRAGDSNITSFQNLQNKKIAVQIGTTGAEKAKSVIGAQVSSFDSAPLALQELINGNVDAVINDAPVTLYAINTNNLQGIKVIEQLLTEEFYGIATAQNSPYLSLINQGLTKILENGTYQQIYQKWFKSTPPILPEISLFANQNTDRLNSLSLILQSLPTLLIGVLVTLQLALISIIFGLIFGSLIGIFRISAIKPVHWLARAYVDFFRGTPLLVQIFMIYFGLPAFFQELGFTFSLNRLLAGVIALSLNSSAYIAEIVRAGIQSIEIGQAEAASSLGLNSLQTMRYVIFPQAFRRMIPPLGNEFISLLKDTSLVAVIGFEELFRKGQLIVAGNYRAFEIYAAVALIYLCLTLISSQAISQLEKWMNPVNLKSKN; encoded by the coding sequence ATGGTGAAATGTACCTTTGAGCGTTGTTTGCATTGGTTTTTGGCGCTTGGGTTCAGTTGTTGGTTATTAACTGGCTGTAGTGTCAATTCTGTTGATGGGAAAACTTTGCGAGTAGCGACTGAACCCGCCTTTCCTCCTTTTGAGTTGCAGGGAAAAAGTGGTGAGTTAGAAGGTTTTTCAATTGATTTGATGAAGGCAGTTGCGACTGCTGCTAATTTTCAGATAGATTTTCAGAGTTTACCGTTTGATGGCATCATCCCCGCACTACAAGCAAAAACCATAGATGCGGCGATTAGTTCAATTACCATCACCCCAGAGAGGGCAAAGACTGTAGCTTTTTCCCGTCCTTATTTTAAAGCTGGATTAGCGATAGCTATTCGTGCAGGCGACTCAAATATTACTAGTTTTCAAAATCTGCAAAATAAAAAAATCGCCGTCCAAATTGGCACAACAGGTGCAGAAAAAGCTAAAAGTGTTATTGGGGCGCAAGTTAGCAGTTTTGATTCTGCACCTCTAGCACTGCAAGAACTAATCAATGGCAATGTCGATGCAGTTATTAATGACGCACCCGTGACGTTATACGCCATTAATACAAATAATCTGCAAGGAATCAAAGTCATAGAACAATTGCTAACAGAAGAATTTTACGGAATTGCTACCGCTCAAAATTCCCCTTATTTATCTTTGATTAATCAAGGTTTAACAAAGATATTAGAAAACGGAACTTATCAACAAATTTACCAAAAATGGTTTAAATCCACACCTCCAATCTTACCAGAAATATCACTATTTGCCAATCAAAATACAGATAGATTAAATTCTCTCAGTTTAATCTTGCAATCTTTACCCACCTTATTAATCGGTGTGTTAGTAACATTGCAATTAGCATTAATATCAATCATATTTGGTTTGATTTTTGGTTCATTAATTGGTATTTTTCGTATTTCTGCAATTAAACCTGTACATTGGTTGGCGAGGGCTTATGTAGATTTTTTTCGAGGCACTCCCTTACTCGTGCAGATATTTATGATTTACTTTGGTTTACCGGCATTTTTTCAAGAATTGGGTTTTACATTTTCATTAAATCGCCTTTTAGCTGGAGTAATTGCTTTAAGTTTAAATAGTTCTGCCTACATTGCCGAAATTGTTCGGGCTGGGATTCAATCAATCGAAATTGGGCAAGCAGAAGCTGCCAGTTCACTAGGTTTAAATTCTTTACAAACAATGCGTTATGTCATCTTTCCCCAAGCTTTCCGGCGGATGATTCCACCTTTAGGTAATGAATTTATTAGTTTATTAAAAGATACTAGTTTAGTTGCAGTAATTGGTTTTGAAGAATTGTTTCGTAAAGGACAGCTAATAGTGGCAGGAAATTATCGTGCCTTTGAAATTTATGCTGCCGTAGCTTTGATTTATTTATGTTTAACATTGATTTCTTCTCAAGCCATTAGTCAGTTAGAAAAATGGATGAATCCAGTTAATTTAAAATCAAAAAATTAA
- a CDS encoding cation:proton antiporter: protein MNTITIAWVAIPFFLGFIIFLVPKLNRHLTLWGAIASAAYAVQLFLKPSPINLNLLDSFGITLVADQLSAYFILTNALVTAAVVLYCWGSDKTAFFYAQMIIVHGSLNAAFICADFISLYVALEVSGIAAFLLIAYPRSDRSIWVGLRYLFVSNTAMLFYLVGAVLVYQTHHSFSFAGLKGSPPEALALIFLGLLIKAGIFVSGLWLPLTHSESETPVSALLSGIVVKASVLPLLRCAGISDEIDTIIRILGVATALMGVSYAIFEKDTKRLLAFSTISQLGWILAAPEVGGFYALTHGLVKSSLFLTTGSLPSRNFKELQNKPINTNIWIVLVIASLSISGFPLLSGFAAKVLTIKNLESWQFIAMNIAAVGTAIAFAKFIFLPPKKDDEQKAKPGFWVAVIFLLTGLVAANVIYLQAYNIADITKAIAIIAVGWLAYHLIFKRLVIYLPRVFEEFEHLVGVMSLTLILLFWMALA, encoded by the coding sequence ATGAATACTATTACCATTGCTTGGGTTGCAATCCCATTTTTTTTAGGGTTCATTATTTTTCTAGTCCCCAAACTTAACCGACATCTGACGCTGTGGGGAGCGATCGCATCTGCGGCTTATGCAGTGCAACTATTTCTAAAACCATCACCTATAAATCTGAATTTACTGGATAGTTTTGGTATCACCTTAGTAGCTGATCAGTTAAGCGCCTATTTTATCTTAACTAATGCTCTGGTAACGGCTGCTGTAGTCCTCTACTGTTGGGGTAGTGATAAAACGGCTTTTTTCTATGCCCAGATGATTATTGTGCATGGGAGCTTGAATGCTGCCTTTATTTGTGCAGATTTCATTAGTTTATATGTGGCTTTAGAAGTCAGCGGTATTGCTGCTTTTTTGTTGATTGCATATCCTCGGAGCGATCGCTCAATTTGGGTAGGTTTACGCTATCTCTTTGTCAGCAACACAGCCATGTTATTTTATCTGGTTGGTGCAGTGCTGGTTTATCAAACACATCATTCCTTTAGTTTTGCAGGTTTAAAAGGTTCACCACCAGAAGCACTAGCATTAATTTTTCTAGGACTATTAATCAAAGCTGGGATTTTTGTTTCAGGATTATGGCTACCTTTAACTCATTCAGAATCAGAAACGCCAGTTTCCGCCTTGCTTTCAGGTATCGTCGTTAAAGCCAGTGTTTTACCCTTGTTGCGTTGCGCTGGCATTTCTGATGAAATTGATACCATAATCAGGATTTTGGGTGTGGCTACGGCTTTGATGGGTGTATCCTACGCCATCTTTGAAAAGGATACCAAGCGCCTGTTAGCATTTAGCACCATTTCTCAGTTAGGCTGGATACTCGCTGCACCTGAAGTAGGAGGCTTTTATGCCCTCACACATGGACTGGTAAAATCATCTTTATTTCTGACTACGGGTTCTTTACCCAGTCGCAATTTTAAGGAACTGCAAAATAAACCCATTAATACTAACATTTGGATTGTCTTAGTTATCGCTAGTTTGTCAATTTCTGGTTTTCCTTTATTGTCAGGTTTTGCAGCCAAGGTGTTAACTATAAAAAATCTAGAATCTTGGCAATTTATAGCCATGAATATTGCCGCAGTCGGAACAGCAATAGCCTTTGCTAAATTCATCTTTCTACCCCCTAAAAAAGACGATGAACAAAAAGCAAAACCCGGTTTTTGGGTAGCAGTAATATTCTTGCTCACTGGTTTAGTTGCAGCAAATGTTATCTATTTACAAGCTTATAATATTGCTGATATTACCAAAGCGATTGCAATTATCGCCGTTGGTTGGTTAGCATATCATCTGATTTTCAAACGGTTAGTAATATATCTACCCCGTGTATTTGAAGAGTTTGAGCATTTAGTTGGTGTGATGAGTCTAACTTTAATCCTGCTATTTTGGATGGCATTAGCATGA
- a CDS encoding Na(+)/H(+) antiporter subunit B, which yields MKLVYILSGIALFVKMLIMPDSAPNLADISITETVVQESGVINAVSGIIFRNRLYDTIFEVIVFTIAILGSNFLLANENLSCTIYQFKDQPSIILARLGATIAALVGIELAIRGHLSPGGGFAAGVAGGTAIGLIAITSSYQWMQDIYQRYHAAIWEKVSVLVFIVLSVITLSGLELPHGELGTLFSGGILPILNIIVAVKVALGSWAVVLIFIRYRGLL from the coding sequence ATGAAACTCGTTTACATTTTATCCGGAATAGCTTTGTTTGTAAAAATGCTAATCATGCCTGATTCAGCACCTAACTTAGCAGATATTTCTATTACGGAAACAGTAGTTCAAGAAAGTGGTGTTATCAATGCAGTATCAGGTATTATTTTCCGCAATCGTTTATATGATACTATCTTTGAAGTGATTGTATTTACGATTGCCATTCTTGGTTCTAATTTTTTACTTGCTAATGAAAATCTTTCCTGTACTATCTATCAATTCAAGGATCAACCATCTATTATTTTAGCTCGTTTGGGGGCGACAATTGCAGCTTTAGTAGGAATTGAATTAGCGATTAGAGGACATTTAAGTCCTGGGGGTGGTTTTGCTGCTGGTGTAGCTGGTGGAACAGCGATAGGATTAATAGCAATTACTTCATCATATCAATGGATGCAGGATATTTACCAACGTTATCATGCAGCTATTTGGGAGAAGGTTTCGGTGTTGGTTTTTATTGTTTTATCAGTGATAACTTTGTCGGGATTAGAGTTACCACACGGGGAGTTAGGAACTCTTTTTAGTGGTGGTATTTTGCCGATATTAAATATTATCGTTGCTGTTAAGGTGGCGTTAGGTTCTTGGGCGGTGGTTTTGATTTTTATTCGTTATCGGGGTTTGTTGTGA
- a CDS encoding Na+/H+ antiporter subunit E has translation MIGHLILRLTIWFLLTSDVSLINIIIGVTIAIVLPRGYTSREKLTEWIKVIGQILVAILVAYKEAFEIILRPHKQEEIIMETVKLKRSPLLVFIDIFLITFTPKTIVVKHHEEEGSYEVHYIKPKGK, from the coding sequence ATGATCGGACATTTAATATTAAGGCTAACCATTTGGTTTTTACTCACCTCAGATGTGAGTTTAATAAATATTATCATCGGCGTAACTATTGCCATTGTCTTACCGCGTGGTTACACATCACGGGAAAAATTAACAGAATGGATCAAAGTTATTGGTCAAATCTTGGTTGCAATTTTAGTGGCTTATAAGGAGGCATTTGAAATAATATTGCGTCCCCATAAGCAAGAAGAAATCATCATGGAAACAGTGAAGTTGAAGCGTTCTCCTCTTCTAGTTTTCATAGATATATTTCTCATTACGTTTACGCCTAAAACCATAGTTGTGAAACACCACGAAGAAGAAGGCTCTTATGAAGTCCACTATATTAAACCCAAAGGTAAATAA
- a CDS encoding ATP-binding protein: MFSLIAPTTNRDEKPVNLDLSTSLQLIGRSLEFQRIVEILTQDGDLLITGVPGSGRRTLVRIAAQEVSAVVLDIDCIRATDGERFLHLLAEAINQSWEAKKIEKWVNQSASEFFIFNTESKLKLLRSLNQKQLWQAFIILVELLQTMANDLDQRVVLILQSFPHIRSWDRHSLWESKFRQEVKDHPHVSYVLLATIGETSNHTDENSYSIETIQLAPLAKDVLALWARKILHTENLKFDPHSKALQIFLDAVQGNVGDAMTLIRRLLTLQHHQGLITEQEIQQVIEGMLKDLSITYESLLMLLPASQIHLLECLAIDPTDKPQSKEYIQKHGLSRGGSLQGGLTGLQNKGLIYNAEQGYRLTLPLLALWLRQRLN; encoded by the coding sequence ATGTTTTCTTTAATAGCGCCAACCACAAATAGAGACGAGAAACCCGTGAACTTGGATTTATCTACTTCTTTACAATTAATTGGGCGTTCCCTAGAATTTCAGCGCATTGTAGAAATACTGACCCAGGATGGTGACTTGCTGATTACCGGAGTACCTGGAAGTGGAAGACGGACTCTAGTCAGGATTGCAGCCCAGGAAGTGAGTGCAGTTGTTTTGGATATAGACTGTATCCGCGCTACAGATGGGGAAAGATTTCTGCACTTACTAGCAGAAGCGATTAACCAAAGCTGGGAAGCAAAAAAAATAGAAAAATGGGTTAATCAGAGTGCGAGTGAGTTTTTTATTTTTAATACTGAAAGTAAACTAAAATTATTACGTTCCCTGAATCAAAAACAGCTATGGCAAGCATTTATCATCTTGGTTGAACTATTGCAAACTATGGCTAATGATTTAGATCAGAGAGTAGTTTTAATTTTGCAGAGTTTCCCACATATTCGCTCTTGGGATCGTCATAGTTTATGGGAATCAAAATTTAGACAAGAAGTTAAAGATCATCCTCACGTTAGTTATGTTTTACTCGCTACAATTGGCGAAACAAGCAATCATACAGATGAGAATAGCTATTCAATAGAAACAATCCAATTAGCTCCTTTAGCCAAAGATGTTTTAGCATTGTGGGCAAGAAAAATTTTACACACAGAAAATCTTAAATTTGATCCTCATTCCAAAGCATTGCAAATATTCTTAGATGCAGTCCAGGGAAACGTCGGTGATGCGATGACATTAATTCGTCGATTGTTAACTTTGCAGCATCATCAAGGATTAATTACTGAACAAGAAATACAGCAAGTCATTGAAGGAATGCTCAAAGATCTATCTATAACTTATGAATCTTTATTAATGTTACTGCCTGCAAGTCAGATACATCTTTTAGAATGTTTAGCGATTGATCCTACAGACAAACCGCAAAGTAAAGAATATATCCAAAAACATGGACTTTCTAGAGGTGGTAGTCTACAAGGTGGTTTAACTGGGTTACAAAATAAAGGTTTAATTTATAATGCTGAACAGGGTTATCGGTTAACTTTACCTTTATTGGCTTTATGGTTAAGACAAAGATTGAATTAA
- a CDS encoding monovalent cation/H(+) antiporter subunit G, which translates to MITIISYTLIGIGLFFWFWGTSHLVSNRSVLFKLHGLSVADTLGSMLIIIGLLMKIPSEWPLLILGLISLAIWNTMLGYVIAYCSTQETKNE; encoded by the coding sequence ATGATCACTATCATTAGTTACACCTTGATAGGTATAGGCTTATTTTTCTGGTTTTGGGGTACTTCTCATTTAGTCAGCAACAGATCAGTATTATTCAAATTACATGGTCTTTCTGTTGCTGATACTTTGGGTTCAATGCTGATTATTATTGGACTTTTAATGAAAATACCCAGCGAATGGCCATTACTGATTTTAGGACTTATTTCCTTAGCAATTTGGAATACCATGCTCGGTTATGTCATAGCATACTGTTCAACTCAAGAGACAAAAAATGAATGA
- a CDS encoding class I SAM-dependent methyltransferase, giving the protein MILRPNQRLKLDDSDDKLFYDYPRFVTHVDEGFIQQLTDLYRQRLKPNTRIFDMMSSWVSHLPEEIEFDHVEGHGLNAEELARNPRLNHYLVQNLNQKPELPFPDQDFDAVINCVSVQYVQYPEAIFSEIHRILKPGGVAIISFSNRMFAQKAIQAWRDASEASRVELVKRYFFSVPGFTTPEVIVNQSTAPNFLQWLGVAGGDPFYAVIASRREAE; this is encoded by the coding sequence ATGATATTGCGACCAAATCAACGCCTTAAGTTAGATGATAGTGATGACAAGTTATTTTATGACTATCCGCGTTTTGTTACTCATGTGGATGAAGGCTTTATTCAACAGTTGACAGATTTATATCGTCAGCGACTTAAGCCCAATACACGGATATTTGATATGATGAGCAGCTGGGTGTCTCATCTACCAGAAGAAATAGAGTTTGATCATGTTGAAGGACATGGACTCAATGCTGAGGAACTGGCGCGTAATCCTCGCTTGAACCATTATCTGGTGCAGAACCTCAATCAAAAGCCTGAGTTACCGTTTCCAGATCAAGATTTTGATGCTGTTATTAACTGTGTTTCTGTGCAGTATGTACAATATCCAGAGGCGATATTTTCAGAAATTCACCGCATCCTCAAACCTGGTGGTGTGGCAATTATCAGCTTTTCTAACCGGATGTTTGCTCAAAAGGCTATTCAAGCCTGGCGAGATGCTTCTGAAGCGTCTAGAGTTGAATTAGTGAAGCGTTACTTTTTTTCTGTACCGGGATTTACTACTCCTGAAGTGATTGTTAATCAATCAACAGCACCAAATTTTTTACAGTGGTTGGGTGTAGCTGGAGGAGATCCATTCTATGCGGTGATAGCTTCTCGCCGTGAAGCAGAATAG
- the rpsU gene encoding 30S ribosomal protein S21 — MTQVVLGENEGIESALRRFKREVSKAGIFQDMRKNRHFETPLEKEKRKAIARHKQRRQQRSRFK; from the coding sequence ATGACGCAAGTGGTTTTAGGAGAAAATGAAGGTATTGAATCGGCTTTGCGGAGATTTAAGCGAGAAGTTTCCAAAGCTGGAATTTTCCAAGATATGCGTAAAAATCGCCATTTTGAAACACCTTTAGAAAAAGAGAAGCGCAAAGCAATAGCTAGACATAAGCAACGTCGTCAACAACGTTCTCGCTTCAAGTAA
- a CDS encoding DUF4040 domain-containing protein, translating into MNDSYLYIIIALLPLTAGMLVTQVNPYHALVLRGVLGAVAAMVDAVLGAADVALTEALMGTMLSITLYAIAVRSSLVLRLGVMENQLTQENQDRNFQELINDFRNIFKKHYMRLELVPYANNKTLQQALIEKEVHATCAPLVDTEPEQETYQTEIRVQRIYNIIENELSSSNTSLNYVNILDSEEKHS; encoded by the coding sequence ATGAATGATTCTTATCTGTATATAATTATTGCTTTGTTACCCTTAACTGCGGGAATGTTAGTAACTCAAGTTAACCCCTATCATGCCTTAGTTTTGCGTGGGGTATTAGGTGCAGTAGCAGCAATGGTAGATGCAGTTTTAGGGGCGGCTGATGTAGCTTTAACAGAAGCATTAATGGGAACAATGTTATCTATCACTCTGTATGCGATCGCAGTTCGTTCATCCTTGGTTTTGCGTTTGGGTGTGATGGAAAATCAATTAACACAAGAAAATCAAGATAGAAATTTTCAAGAACTTATCAACGACTTTCGCAACATTTTCAAAAAACATTATATGCGTTTAGAACTCGTACCTTATGCGAACAACAAAACTTTGCAACAGGCGTTAATAGAAAAAGAAGTTCATGCTACTTGTGCGCCATTAGTAGACACTGAACCAGAACAAGAAACCTATCAAACTGAAATTCGAGTACAGCGCATCTATAACATTATAGAAAACGAACTTTCATCATCAAACACAAGTTTAAACTATGTCAATATTTTAGATTCAGAGGAGAAGCATTCATGA
- a CDS encoding ArnT family glycosyltransferase encodes MFYKLPLFTFIWNQIRLLLKSHFTNLLIWLLPLLLFSSGENSLMAHDEALYARRARLMFESDDWIAPWGNAHHKTPGFYWLIAIFYKLFGVSDISARIPSMIAGILSIFLIYEITKIVLHQKLAYLTSAILSVTFLWLQYCRLATPDIPMILLVLIAIYSLLQAELYPKFRPVYGFIVGASLALCFLMRSFMIVLPIIALLPYLIWENPRHRHLTNPMLFVGALVGLIPTIVWLWFNWLRYSGDSWGQLLGFVVQLGSREQNGNNILFYFWNLPLKSFPWSGFAILGLILVIRNPIPHYQLLLIGFPLILFTEISLFSTRLSHYSLCLYPFIAIFAAVGLDWLTEIYQPRKSTKIKALLRRHISYAIGILGVICALAGVAVLVAGIVDIQKYAILALISGLGCLIIPLIWIGNYNFHYKYLTASHWVNSWLIASWLSIATAGSLGLLGDFNPAFRIFFQQKPIAAILQNHPVSFVKSDDKNSVLINFYTPIHGQQVDSISQLSALSYAWIYTPEAVDISKKYRVIGTVKNYQLIQVLSF; translated from the coding sequence ATGTTTTATAAATTACCTTTATTTACCTTTATTTGGAATCAAATTCGTTTATTATTAAAATCTCATTTTACTAACTTATTAATTTGGCTATTACCTTTATTACTATTTAGCTCTGGTGAAAATAGCCTCATGGCACACGATGAAGCGCTCTATGCTAGGCGAGCGCGGCTAATGTTTGAATCTGATGATTGGATAGCTCCTTGGGGTAATGCCCATCATAAAACACCTGGTTTTTATTGGTTAATTGCTATTTTTTATAAATTATTTGGTGTCAGTGATATTAGTGCGCGAATACCTAGCATGATTGCTGGAATATTGAGTATATTCTTAATATATGAAATAACTAAAATAGTCCTTCATCAAAAATTAGCATACCTAACATCAGCTATTTTAAGTGTAACATTTCTCTGGCTGCAATATTGTCGCCTAGCCACACCTGATATACCCATGATTTTATTAGTACTAATAGCTATTTATTCTTTACTACAAGCTGAATTATATCCCAAATTTCGACCCGTTTACGGTTTTATTGTCGGTGCAAGTCTTGCTTTATGCTTCTTGATGAGAAGCTTTATGATTGTATTACCAATAATAGCATTATTACCTTATTTAATTTGGGAAAATCCCCGCCATCGTCATCTTACCAACCCAATGTTGTTTGTAGGGGCTTTAGTCGGATTAATTCCTACTATAGTTTGGTTGTGGTTTAACTGGCTACGTTATAGTGGTGATAGTTGGGGACAGCTATTAGGGTTTGTAGTACAACTGGGTAGCCGCGAACAAAATGGCAACAACATACTTTTCTATTTCTGGAATTTGCCTTTAAAATCTTTTCCTTGGTCTGGTTTCGCTATTTTAGGGTTAATTTTGGTAATTCGTAACCCAATTCCCCACTACCAATTGCTATTAATAGGTTTTCCCTTAATTCTATTTACAGAAATTAGTCTATTTTCCACTCGTTTGTCTCACTATAGTCTTTGTCTTTATCCCTTTATCGCCATATTTGCTGCTGTGGGTTTAGACTGGTTAACAGAGATTTACCAACCCAGAAAATCGACCAAAATAAAAGCACTTCTTCGTCGTCATATTAGTTATGCCATTGGCATTTTAGGAGTGATCTGTGCTTTAGCTGGTGTAGCGGTTTTAGTTGCAGGTATTGTTGATATTCAAAAGTACGCAATTCTCGCTTTAATTTCGGGTTTAGGTTGTTTAATCATACCTTTAATCTGGATTGGAAATTACAATTTTCATTACAAATATCTTACTGCTAGTCACTGGGTAAATAGTTGGTTAATTGCAAGTTGGCTATCTATAGCTACCGCTGGTAGTTTAGGCTTGCTAGGAGATTTTAACCCTGCATTTAGAATTTTCTTTCAGCAAAAACCTATCGCTGCAATTCTGCAAAATCATCCTGTCTCTTTTGTTAAATCAGATGATAAAAATTCTGTGTTAATTAATTTCTATACTCCTATTCATGGTCAGCAAGTAGACTCAATTTCTCAATTGTCAGCTTTGAGTTATGCTTGGATTTATACACCTGAAGCTGTTGATATATCTAAAAAATATCGTGTTATTGGTACTGTTAAAAATTATCAGTTAATTCAAGTTTTATCTTTTTAA
- the dacB gene encoding D-alanyl-D-alanine carboxypeptidase/D-alanyl-D-alanine endopeptidase: protein MIYKKISISLTLLFLGIQIGVNQQIAQSQTPTVSITNKKYTCPYQLQSYIDAVVNRSQFSRMRWGILVKPLVSTKTLYSLDANKYFIPASNTKLFTTAAALQKLGADFRIRTSIYQDHDGVLRVVGRGDPSLKNTQLTMLAKQLYQQGIREVNQLIADDSYFQGELVHPSWQWEDVQAYYGAPVNSLILNENASVLTLLPQNIGQPLKINWSEPIEGYWWQVENNSVTTQKDEPGYVEVTRDLKGQILRINGQLAVNSKPDITALAVFNPIDNFLRHFRQSLASEGIAVKQTSSSNNLSKNEQEIAAIESPPLSELLVETNVNSNNLYAESLLRTLANKQPLAKNQTTADLGLQVLKTTFTELGIAPTSYILVDGSGLSRKNLITPEALVELLQIMGKSPQSEVFRTSLPIASMSGTLKNRFLNTSAERIVQAKTGTMMGVVSLSGYINAPNYEPLVFSIMVNQSEQPASVVRKAMDEIVVLLSQLKRC from the coding sequence ATGATTTACAAAAAAATTTCTATTAGCTTGACGCTGCTATTTCTTGGTATCCAAATTGGTGTTAACCAGCAAATAGCTCAATCACAAACTCCAACTGTATCAATAACTAATAAAAAATACACCTGTCCCTATCAATTACAATCATATATAGATGCTGTTGTCAATCGTTCTCAATTTAGTCGAATGCGTTGGGGAATTTTAGTCAAACCTCTGGTATCTACAAAAACTCTTTACAGTTTAGATGCAAATAAATATTTTATTCCTGCTTCTAATACCAAGTTATTTACCACCGCTGCTGCATTACAAAAATTGGGAGCAGATTTTCGCATTCGTACCTCCATTTATCAAGATCATGATGGTGTTTTACGTGTTGTGGGTAGAGGAGATCCAAGTTTAAAAAATACCCAATTGACAATGTTGGCAAAACAACTATATCAACAAGGTATTCGTGAAGTAAATCAATTAATTGCTGATGATAGTTATTTTCAAGGTGAACTTGTTCATCCTAGTTGGCAATGGGAAGATGTACAGGCTTATTATGGCGCACCAGTCAACAGCTTGATTTTAAATGAAAACGCTTCTGTATTAACATTATTACCTCAAAATATTGGACAACCTCTAAAAATTAATTGGTCTGAACCAATAGAAGGATATTGGTGGCAAGTTGAAAATAATTCTGTAACTACTCAAAAAGATGAACCAGGTTATGTTGAAGTTACCCGTGATTTAAAAGGGCAAATATTACGAATTAATGGACAGTTAGCTGTCAATTCAAAACCTGATATCACAGCTTTGGCTGTTTTTAATCCCATCGACAATTTTTTAAGACATTTTCGTCAGAGTTTAGCATCAGAAGGAATTGCTGTTAAACAAACATCTTCTAGCAACAATCTTAGTAAAAATGAACAAGAAATCGCAGCTATTGAATCTCCACCTTTGTCTGAATTATTGGTAGAAACAAACGTAAATAGTAATAATTTATATGCGGAATCTTTACTCAGAACTTTAGCTAATAAACAACCATTAGCAAAAAATCAAACTACTGCTGATTTAGGTTTGCAAGTTTTAAAAACTACTTTCACTGAATTGGGAATCGCACCAACAAGTTACATTTTAGTAGATGGTTCTGGATTGTCTCGCAAAAACTTAATTACTCCAGAAGCTTTAGTAGAACTTCTACAAATTATGGGTAAATCTCCCCAATCCGAAGTATTTCGTACCTCCTTACCCATTGCTAGTATGAGTGGGACTTTAAAAAATCGCTTTCTTAACACATCTGCAGAGAGAATTGTTCAAGCAAAAACTGGTACAATGATGGGTGTCGTTTCCCTATCAGGATATATAAATGCACCTAATTATGAACCTTTAGTTTTCAGTATAATGGTAAATCAATCTGAACAACCTGCAAGTGTTGTGAGGAAAGCAATGGACGAAATTGTAGTTTTATTATCACAGTTAAAGCGATGTTAA
- a CDS encoding cation:proton antiporter subunit C: MLEACVLATILCGFFGIILKKNLVMKIVSMDVMSTGVIAFYVLIASREGLFTPIISEVKKAAYADPVPQAVILTAIVIGFSIQALMLVGVMKLARDNPTLESNEIENNNTP, from the coding sequence GTGTTAGAAGCGTGCGTACTGGCAACAATACTGTGCGGATTTTTCGGCATCATCCTGAAAAAAAACCTGGTAATGAAGATTGTCTCAATGGATGTAATGAGTACGGGGGTGATTGCCTTTTACGTGCTAATTGCATCACGAGAAGGTTTATTTACTCCCATCATTTCTGAGGTAAAAAAAGCTGCTTATGCTGATCCTGTTCCCCAAGCGGTTATTTTAACAGCGATTGTCATCGGTTTTTCGATTCAGGCTTTGATGCTAGTTGGTGTCATGAAGTTGGCACGGGATAATCCGACATTGGAAAGCAACGAGATTGAGAACAATAACACGCCATGA